cagcaggcgctgctctgtcgggcacaggacgtggcagcaactatttctcctaaggattaaataaacggatttctctacgtcacccgctatgcgatgcgccatgcgagggaatgacagtgccactactctcacaggatatggatggtgcacaacaccaccttgagcatcggagtgcacgtctgcctgtgagctctgtactacaaacacaagtggtgcatgcaaggtaacatttaacatatcactgccaaatgccatcaatgaacagaagcagcaaagaaagctggtTACATAATCTTCAGTGTGTCGGAACTGCATATCttttacatcctgtctgcatgccgcattgttcatttgttcgtcactgctcaaaagtgcatagttgcatggtaGTTTTTTCgatcttgtgcactttcttttgtcctgaaaaaataaccacagcagctatcttcataaaataaagcagatgtttctgaatgagctgtaagtattaaagttgctcaaaagggtagtttactgaattgattgcatttgagtactgcaggcctagtttctttccgtctttctcttttaaagcctcagcacaaattagctgaaacaccctgtatactggacggcttgcctggctgcccgcaccgccgaggcggagcatcaaacgtttttgtggcgcacttgtcgccgtctcgtggcaccggtcgtccatccttatcgcgcacacgccaccgtcgtcatcacgccaccgtcgtctggtgttctgattggctgcggcaaagcggacagctctggcgggcgggaaaaaaaagtggtccgcgagcgatcgggcttgccgcctcgtttaatgcctgcttttatccgcctggccaagagctttgcccggtttagccgctttgtcttcagtgtgaacgtgcctttagagtaagaaaatcaacagcttacgcttccacattttttgcttggtagctgcattcaatttgcttgctcctcgtcttttagatgtctaggctacccatattttaacgtggctgaatagtgcacaaatcagaaacacgagtttctgtggcctagccttctcacacttgcaaggataccatccaaaattgacctatttttcttatggggtgcccactgattatgaggatgctgacatcgaaggatctcaagtggttctctagcattttggcgacgtaatacagtaatgccaagctacaactgacttgatatctgtcagcaccaatgaacgcagtggttagtattctcactaaattgagagttcagcccaacagcagatggacaccagtggtttgaatccccgtgttggcaaatttaactggctgaaatcaagcatttaaaagacacgcatttagttccatcccttcaatctgcgagcataatgaagatcaaaggtcaggttatgtggctgcagcaccttctgttcgtgcagcatacctttacttttctttaccaagacacttagcatgcacataccttgtgtgcaagccacatctatttacaacagaaacagcgctttccactcatgagcaaaagtttggaggtaaaatatggtagaattttttgtccagccaacgcatgcaggctgaaatccaagtggtacagccaatatgtgcctgttcaatcactgcaatgcattgagccacttctgacaacgcacagctgtaccagaaaaggtttagatttgttttcactaatgccatggacttatgaacttttatgaatgtaccttcagctttcgcagaCTTTCAAGTAATTCGAATgtaaagtggcctgtgtgttattgctattcagccagagtgcaataggagccagtcaaattagtaaaacatgaagtcaatgtgcacacaaagactacatgtacccttgcatgactttgtgccacaggcagctaacagcttccaattcacagttcttgtaatatgcttgtggtcaccatctacagtgatctatttgatttaacggggatgtgtatgttggctgaaaacaagaaaatatattaacaccgatggatgcaatatatcctttccggtagTTTCGCAAGGGGGAAACtaattcgaacttcacggcagcgtgcaccgcacagctgcacctcattttatattctcgcgcatgcgtcagtgttgccgcagctgtctgtagtgacaccctcgcgtgcatttcttgttcaagctttgttgaagggtttgaagaaatgaaggcagtacggtgccgctcatttcttccttaatgcgacctttgaatagtgtgtgcatcttaaccctttcatagacgcaagcagagaacaggccgctttgtgtccgagacattacaagtgctttttctttttacgaGGTATTTTTGACATAACGtaaaatctcaaagctgactacgattctgcaatagcgaaaagtgggaatattacatcccactatacagcctcaaggcccgtttctacctactcgtggtcacctgtaatgtgattaCAAGCAGCCAGAGCACCCAGTAAAGTATACAttgtgcacgttttcattatacttactgagcatgctttgtgtgagaatcctcaatcagggctttccgatatcacaagggttcttagaaaaaaagatgTTTCTTGAGAATTCTTGAGGGCTCGTATGTAGCAGCTCGCATATGTaggaatgcgatttgttcgcgatgctaataatttgatcacctgttttggtagctgtgggcacgagaaatttagacacctaaccgcaccaaaattcagcttatatgaaaacacggaatttcgataaaaagagtccatttgccgctgtggtggtttgaaggaaggcgatagaatagaataaaataaacattgtagaacgggaagtaaatctgcgcaatcgctctatcgcgttgtttgacaaagaaatggacgaaaaaatgtgcttaacgtgattcagaaacatatctacacaggaatgttcaatggtagaaattacacttcaccgctacagagtagcgaagttgccctgaaaagtgggaccaatattttccgaccgcccaacaaagggtgaaatgcgcacagtatgtacggcaacacttgctttgttcaccgcagtaatgccaccctgtaatggagacacaactacgacaaacggtccgcatttcttccgcagcgagcagcgagaaaaagtgaaacattttttaccgagtcagaaataagccaagcgtgttcctgacggtatgtaacggcatgccgctggaaaaaggggggtccatacctcggggttcaaattccgcagacacggcatgcgcttcagcgtagccgtcaatttgcggttgagcaagcgacgattttgcattttctgttccgcatcagCATGTTCTACGCAACGAGGGAGCtccttgaaaaccagcacgacgggggccgtctcgttgatcaaggcctaaaatttaaaagacaacacaactattagcgcttattgtttcaaattttgtgatttcagtagacttaccttgatgttgtcgcatatttcttgtggatccatgttgctttcaaggtcgtttccgccaacataaagaacggcgaaatcgacacgctcgaagcgcatcgtggagacagctcacgccagccgcactgcattgtagcccacaaaactgaatgtgcaggctttcatagactcaattaggcgcaggcgcgacctatttaagaatttaacctgactcgccgacaatgacgccgcgcaaggacggcatgactgaacacgatccagcgaggcgtaacaagaccacgcgaacgaacctacgtgagccggcagtggccgcatgtgcatggcatgtggccggcacacaccacagggatttagcagcagcacctagcagcgtccttccctaggcgtacaagtacctatctgggggcagggagtacgCCACTGGCTTACGTCACATCCGGTTTGCCTCCAAACCGGGTACAGCCAGCCTGCGGGGATACGCTTCTGAGGAGCAGAGGGTAACAccaataggtgttctgtggtaacactgagcttagtgtcacacattactcccCCCATagagtaattttgtaggaaactctatgactcCCCCCACCCCTCTTTCTTGGCTTCTgtattggattggcgcggctcgctacgtgcttgcgcgcgcttttgcGAGTGCAGATTtatgtgcgcctggtttctgcactaggcttttacacaatcgcttttccgagcgcagattggtgtgcgtctggtttttgcgttaggcttttatacgatcgcttgtcgctgctttcatttcctctggtttgattcggcgcggcttggtgcaggcgcacagacttggtgtgcgcctgcatttgtgcactggtctttgaacacatcgctcgctagtcgcgcttatatataaggaagtgctgcgccgcgggcgtaccgtgtatgtaagtgTGCAGCAATGCAGGGAAACATTCATACACAATCAAAGGGTCAGAAAAttgcgctttgttttccattacactgggtagcgccgagcgatcgcttctaaccaACGCAGCAATGAATGTTTGCAGCGCATGTGGAAAGGAGGTGGCACTTccctttctgcatgccaataactttccattttttgcgtgtgaacgcccgtgatcgggtccacaaagTTCACGGTGCGGTTTAGTTTTTCATTGCAGATTTAGGCTCGCTCCATTAGCATCCACCAAGTTCGaaatgcagttgtatgcggcccattcatcactgtggatggtgcTCCCCGGTTCAACGTtagctgcaataatggggcctagcgtcgccgcgtctcgtctgtcgaccttgaataggCTGAGCTGCCCGGTAGTCACGCAGATCATGGCGAATACCCATGGTACACGacctgcaatgccgccgtgattttggcgGCTCGGCTGAACGTTGTCacccgtcatcaggcggcctcgattgtactttcgcttgccgcgaaggaggcattcatcaatttaCACGATCCTCCCGAAATACGTAAGGATCGAGCCACAGGAGATGAAAGCCCCAAAAATTATGCCAGTTGGCTCAGTGATTTACGCAGTGATCTAAACAAAACGACTAGCTGCATAACCACGACGACAGAGACCCCCGAGGTTGACCCGCATCTCCTACATTTGTGGGACGCGCGCCGAGGTCTCACGAAGCGATGGAAGCGCCAAAAGTTCAATCGAAAATTGCGCTACAGAATATCCCAAATTACAAGAGCAGCCCAGGAATACGCAGACCACCTAACTAGTGCTAACTGGCAAACGTTTTGTGATAAGCTAAGTGGTACGCTGGGCACCGCGAGAACGTGGGCAATCCTTCGGTCGCTAATAAATCCGAGAAACACGAAATCCCAtaaaaaccggcagcttcaaattTTCCTCCACCAGTACGGAGGAGACGGAGACCAGCTCCTGAAGGACCTTGAACAAAGGTATCTCTCCCATAACTCTAAGCCAAGCTATCCGGACTATCCGTATAGAGAAGAAAGTGACCCACTAGGCACTGACATAACTGTCCAAGAAATCAAAGCCGCACTCGCAGACATTCATAGGAACACCGCACCCGGAGAGGACGGGATACGTTACACTCTACTGCGAAATCTCCCGGACGAGGACCTGGAAACGCTCTGTGCTATGTACAATCAGCACTGGCACGCCGGAACTCTTCCTCTAGAATGGCGACGTGCCGAGATCACTTTCATGCTCAAGCCCGGAAAACCCCTGTCGATCCAAAATTTGCGGCCGATTTCCCTCACATCGTGCATCGGAAAGCTGCTCGAGTATGTAATCCTAAAACGGCTTCAACCTTTCTTGgagatgcaaaatttcttctcccaCACACAgtttggatttcgcccccatttgtCCGCTCACGATGTTCTTCTTCAGATAAAAGAGGATCTCGTTGACCCCCCCCATCAGGGCCCAGACGAGATCTCTATTGGCGCCTGATGTCAAAGGAGCTTTCGATAACGTTTCCCATGGTCTCATCCTTGagaacctggcccactcccactgTGGCTCCCGTATGTACAATTACGTGCGAGCCTTTCTCAAGGACCGGGTAGCTACAGTGGGAATGGGCCCATATCGGTCAACAGACATTAAAGTTACCGGAGCGGGGACACCTCAGGGATCAGTGCTCTCGCCGACGCTATTCAACATAGCTATGGCGAGACTACCCCAGTTACTGGAGAAGGTTGAGGGGCTATACCACGCGATATATGCTGACGATTTGACTCTCTGGACGTGCACCGGCTCGGACGGAGACATTCAGGACCGCCTACAGACGGCGGTAGATATAGTGCAGGCGTACCTCGCGACTGGAGACCTCGAATGTGCGCCAAATAAATCAGAACTATTACTAATCCGACCCCGAAGCACCTATGAAGCGCCAATTCCAGTGATTGAAGTGAAAATACAAGGCATACCACTTCCCACTGCACAAAGGGTCCGAATCCTTGGTTATCACCTACAATCCAATGCCAAAGCTCACTTCACGGTAGATCTCCTTGGTAGACAGTGCGAGCAAATCATCGGTATGATGAGACGTGTTAGTAACCGCCGCTCAGGACTCAAGGAAGCCGATATGCTGCGGTTGGTCAAGGCATGCATTATCAGCCGGTTAACCTATCACCTCCCATACCACAACCTGACGCTCTCCCAGACCAACCGTATAAACACAATTATTAGAAGAGCCGTTAAACAAGCACTCGGAATTCCTGTGTATGCTTCCACGGAACGACTACTTGCTCTCGGGGTACACAATACCATCGAGGAACACATCGAAGCACACAGAATGGCACAACTCAAGCGATTGAGACTGACCCCTACAGGCAGGCATTTGCTCTCACGGCTGGGCTACCCACAGCATTCACCCTCTACGCGAGAGCATGTCCCAGTCCCATCAAACATCCGAACCTTACTCACCATAGCGCccataccgcgcaatatgcatccagagCATCATAATGGTCGCCGGGACGCACGTGTTAGATACCTTCGGAAACTGCTCAACGCCCAGCCGGAGGGCACCGTCTATTAATTATACCGACGCTGCCCACTATGCTCTTGCgaccagaaacaaagaaagacaagtgTCGGTGGTGGCGGACGATCGGGAATATCGTCACCTCGTGTAGCGTCCAAACCGAGGCTACGCTCACAGGGGAGACGTTGGCCATAGCACTCGCCTTCAACCACATCGTCGGTCACATGAAAAGATCACCAAAACACGACCACATCATCATTACAGACTCGCAAGACGCATGTCGAGCCTACCTCAGGGGTCATATACCCCAGGAAGCCAATCGCGCTCTCACCAGCACACGTAAGCTCCCCGCCATTCCAGATCCCTCAATACCACGCATCAGGCTGATTTGGACACCTGCTCATGCCTCACTGTCGGGCAATGACCGCGCTCATGCGGCTGCCCGAGAGCTAACCTGCCGGGCACCTGGCAGTGAGGCGAGCAACCCATATCAAGCCTCCCAGAATTTGCCCAACACATACCGGGACACTCTAGACTTTTACAGACTAGGGTGCTTGCAATATCACCCTCCTCCCAAATCCTTCTCCCGGAATGAAGCCGTATCCCTGAGACGGCTTCAAACCAACTCATATCCGAACCTCCTTCTTCTGAACAAGCTCTCCCCAACCTTATATGCCACCACCTGCCCAGGGTGCGGTGCACCACCGACGacgttccacgtcacgattgagtgccagAAACCACCTAAGGATATCCCACTTCTACAATTCCCCCAACCAACATATGCGCAGTGGGAGGCGATCCTCCGTCGCTCCGAGCCTCAGGTCTGGCTGGCCCTGATACGACGAGCACGAGCGGTAGCGACAGccattggggccctggactgagggccccaaccacataaatcattccactttataataaagtttcttctctctctctcccggggCCGCCGAGTgggggtcgcgccagcagctcgtcccaCACGACCTCACGAactatcacgggcgttcacaggCAAAAAATAGAAAGTTAATGGCAGAAGGTgcagcgccacctcctctccgccggctgcagggtaactgcaccgctgctgcagtcgcacctcacatggctgtggtgggagtcaattaatggccacacgcgctgcaaagactcatttctgcgtttgttagaagcggtcgctcggcgctacccagtatgaaggtacatgacaaagtaatggaaaacaaagtgcagttttctgaccctttgctcttgtatgaatgtttcccggcattccTGCatgcttacatacacggtacgcccgcggcgctgCACTTCCTAATATATAAgcgcgagcgatgtgttcaaagaccagtgcaaaaaagcaggcgcacactaAGTctgcgcctgcaccaagccgcggcgacaagcgatcgtataaatgCCTAGTCcgaaaaccagacgcacaccaatctgcgctcgaaaaagcgactgtataaaagcctagtgcagaagccaggcgcacatcaatctgcacTTGGAAAAGCGCGTAGCGAGCCGCGctaatccaatccagaagccagaggagggggggggggagtatctGCATgatggccgagttgaaaacgagacatatagtgttctttgcgtttgtgtattgtaaattactttctgttgtggaagttctgggagtcttattacgcaaggagtgcgaacgtaaacataaacacatgtgtctgaaattttgaattgcccataataccttttacgactgataagtggcctacacggcctgtgtgaatcagctaccgtatgttgcgacgctctttcgtgtggtagaatgatgcatggtgcgcgtttatttctgtactgttgtaaaaaccatttgtttattcactcaatacaaatgtacggcttattcaccgcagtacattttagttacgcggtgaagcatactgaaagtgggagggggccgctatcagccagcatagtatgtccacttaggcgatctgagaggcggtgggtgcgcgagtgtataattaaagaactcttattatgtccagtgacagtggagatcattaactgtagcaccaaagtagtggaccactaccagaacaaaggcatgtagtatgcccatctcaattcttgtgcttatgccagtcttcttatttacagcaatagctgctatgggcgaactcccctggttgttctgatgttactggtgttggcactggaattcccgaatttcttgctagaatattgcaaataaagttcccATTATGCTGcaaggattcaaacatatgatcaaaagagtagcagtccacaattctacatttcagccactctgctgaaggttcagtcgcagtgaatactgatcccggagagcgtgatctagccaacaggtgccatgattggctaacacctgctcaatgtctgtgtactgtatatagagctggcatccacaccttcaagtttttacacatcaccttcccactcttgaaggcagtcctatgttaaattttcttcttacatgtgatgacaatgattgggtgcacctgcttcattaatcttcttctagtacTTGGcatctcagatttactggatggagctgttggtgtcttgttttcctcaagcaaagcgcaagacctagcaatggctagcccaaatatagatttgagaaaaccaaaacgaattcagcagcaagaagctaaagggttgttttggtgtagatcagtggctaagtccagatatgaaagaggaggaagaaaagctgAGTCTTTCCACGTTCacactgtgaggcacaactcccacaaataaatacgacccttacttattttacttttttaaggagattaccgacttgcattggcaaatgttcacttcaacaaacactgcatgaagtaagcctcctgcgcatatttcaccagctgcTGCATCATGTTTCCCATtacgagtgaaactgcaattttctttatgctacaacttgcccaattttgtgttttgcagtaggatgttagcagtgctattaaggcacttaaatattcATGAATAggtgtagagaaaaaaaaagcagtggctttttgtgcgtagactatgcatacacctgatGCTCTTCTATTCATTTTTTCCccatccgctaaaccattctaaacaagaaaagtttatacacaattagtttatacacagaccacaactaaaccacaggtatcgttggtaagcaaagtatacttgttcggtgacattttctgcagccctgctattgggctttccttccttccttttcagctgtgcaggttcattaagtgacgagacagtttgacaattttaataattgaaaGACAGCAAAAtctttcttggtttcagactctgcacattgcatatTAAggcgttttctgtgtttgttgctttttctttatgggtagggcatgtcaacattttttacaccatgtcaagtatgtggtgcttggatggagtcttgctctttcattctgtacaatatgatgtcggttttttgtgtccaaggccattttacagcgcgattgtagcattttgctaagttttgcctctgtcacccaagcttgaaagattgctacccactgctagtGGCATgatacatgtgacatttctttttcaataaaaggaagtctcacttatcctgtgcactggttgtcttttgtctctttgaattgcaatttgttgcctatatttgctcttttgttgcatttcagattaggaatggctatcataatagacatttaaccatactgcacacaatgtggatgatatgtaattgcaatatatggccaccataaatataatagaagttaataattcaagaatagtgcctttgcatggtggtgcagccatgaattgtggctataaggtaccaacGCTGTAGGTAGCACTGCTTGtacagaatatagttcaactctactactttcaaacattgtttttatctgcatttgtatggcTCCAGTTTcaatgaacaacacacatctggtggaagagtgccttgcacctgcagttgggcccaatgaatagccaaatttctgcccgttttcatgttattagcatattagtaaaggcagtcgtttttatagtagcctgtttgcccagtgtagaagccgctgcagggtgtcaggatctcgtacacatcttcagctttgcaggggacacagcatctggcacatagtttgtcacaggccatgtttttggggcaagttgggtttactcacttgcaaggagagaaccaagcttgttgtatatgaattaaaccgcctgtacactcggtggccttcttcattttgtgtgacatatatggttatagctacccctgctttatgca
The sequence above is a segment of the Dermacentor variabilis isolate Ectoservices chromosome 7, ASM5094787v1, whole genome shotgun sequence genome. Coding sequences within it:
- the LOC142587328 gene encoding uncharacterized protein LOC142587328 isoform X2, which translates into the protein MRFERVDFAVLYVGGNDLESNMDPQEICDNIKALINETAPVVLVFKELPRCVEHADAEQKMQNRRLLNRKLTATLKRMPCLRNLNPEPVKFANTGIQTTGVHLLLG
- the LOC142587328 gene encoding uncharacterized protein LOC142587328 isoform X1 yields the protein MRFERVDFAVLYVGGNDLESNMDPQEICDNIKALINETAPVVLVFKELPRCVEHADAEQKMQNRRLLNRKLTATLKRMPCLRNLNPELSRVPWKILSCTYHVACKMAAAAVGTVEEAKKGPLYNRLYVNKTD